A portion of the Ferrovum sp. JA12 genome contains these proteins:
- a CDS encoding NAD(P)H-dependent flavin oxidoreductase, which produces MLTSSLPLFSFKGKQLLPIVQGGMGVGVSAHKLAGTVANCGAIGTIASIDLRHHHEDLEMKGCHDPQLLNKMNLIALDREIKEAIKLAKGNGFIAVNVMKAVTDHVALTRQSCESGAQAIVMGAGLPLDLPEMTEGYPDVALIPILSDARGITLLLKKWMRKNRLPDAIIIEHPKYAGGHLGAANSSQVEDPRFEFINVIIETKQVFKEFGIKDSDIPLIPAGGINTYKKIQDLINLGASAVQIGTPFAVTEEGDAHPNFKQVLLEATHQDITTFMSVAGLPARGVLTPWLKKYLLKEEKMKSTVKVGGRKCAAGLSCLLHCGLRDGNSKTGQFCIDIHLVAALKGDLKKGLFFRGANALPFGKEIKPVRELLDYLLTGEVKDVLAN; this is translated from the coding sequence ATGCTAACTTCTTCCTTACCTCTATTTTCCTTTAAGGGTAAACAACTCTTACCTATTGTTCAAGGCGGAATGGGAGTTGGTGTTTCTGCTCATAAGCTGGCAGGTACCGTTGCTAATTGTGGTGCAATTGGAACCATTGCCAGTATTGATTTGAGACATCACCATGAGGATTTGGAAATGAAAGGCTGTCATGATCCTCAGTTATTAAATAAAATGAATTTAATAGCTCTAGATAGAGAAATAAAAGAGGCAATTAAATTAGCAAAAGGAAACGGTTTCATTGCTGTAAATGTCATGAAAGCCGTGACCGATCATGTTGCCTTGACGAGACAATCCTGTGAAAGTGGTGCCCAAGCAATTGTGATGGGTGCTGGTTTACCCTTGGATTTGCCAGAAATGACAGAGGGATACCCAGATGTTGCATTGATACCCATTCTCTCCGATGCCAGAGGAATAACTTTACTATTAAAGAAATGGATGCGAAAAAATCGATTGCCTGATGCCATTATTATCGAACATCCTAAATATGCTGGAGGTCATCTGGGTGCAGCAAATTCATCACAGGTTGAGGACCCTAGATTTGAATTCATCAATGTGATAATTGAGACGAAACAAGTATTTAAAGAGTTTGGTATCAAGGATTCTGATATTCCCCTTATACCAGCCGGAGGTATTAATACCTATAAGAAAATACAAGATCTAATTAATTTGGGAGCCAGTGCCGTTCAGATTGGGACTCCTTTTGCGGTAACAGAAGAAGGTGATGCTCACCCAAATTTTAAACAAGTCTTACTGGAAGCTACTCATCAGGATATTACTACTTTTATGAGTGTGGCAGGATTACCAGCACGAGGAGTGCTTACTCCATGGCTAAAGAAATATTTGTTAAAAGAAGAAAAAATGAAATCTACCGTTAAAGTAGGCGGTAGAAAGTGTGCCGCTGGATTAAGTTGTTTATTGCATTGCGGTTTAAGAGATGGGAACTCTAAAACAGGTCAATTCTGTATTGATATTCATTTAGTCGCCGCACTGAAGGGTGACCTTAAAAAAGGATTGTTTTTTAGGGGAGCTAATGCATTACCATTTGGTAAAGAAATTAAACCAGTAAGAGAACTATTGGATTATCTATTAACAGGTGAGGTTAAGGATGTTTTAGCTAATTAG
- the metE gene encoding 5-methyltetrahydropteroyltriglutamate--homocysteine S-methyltransferase produces the protein MVTTHNLGFPRIGRNRELKFALESYWKGQTSLKELHQSGVALRQQHWQLQSHLDYVPVGEFSFYDHVLDMSFTLGNLPERIQHFHGEKLDNYFRAARGRSVNLATEHAQCCGGVAAGEMTKWFDTNYHYIVPEFTQATEFNLDPSRLIDQINEARQEGVNGKPVIIGPVTYLALGKSKDGIDTLQLLPQLLIAYQELLKVLAYNKVEWVQIDEPILVTELSSDWQQALVTAYQSFSSIPVKLLLTTYFGQLAENISIISKLPVAGIHIDAINGFNDIQILLKYLSSQQVLSIGIIDGRNIWKTDFDSLLNWLEPIAKELGERLWIAPSSSLLHVPVDLDNEKSLDNEIVTWLSFATQKLKELSIIAQALNAGRESVKEELLNNKAAMDSRANSTRVNNILVREKLNTLNANAGHRQSPYEKRQILQKALLQLPEFPTTTIGSFPQTNTIRQVRKMYKFGDMSKADYTQAMFDEITHCVREQENLGLDVLVHGEAERNDMVEYFGEQLNGYIFSQFGWVQSYGSRCVKPPILYGDIDRPYPMTVDWIKYAQSITAKPMKGMLTGPVTMLNWSFVRNDQPRSLTCKQLALAIRDEVLDLEKAGISVIQIDEAALREGLPLRKSQWQDYLNWAVECYRISANDVKDETQIHTHMCYSEFNDIIEAIAGMDADVITIETSRSDMELLDVFEHFNYPNEIGPGVYDIHSPNIPTVEQIVNLMNKATERISRERLWVNPDCGLKTRQWSEVTPALINMVAAAKLLRQQN, from the coding sequence ATGGTTACTACTCATAATTTAGGTTTTCCACGTATTGGAAGGAACAGGGAACTCAAATTTGCTCTTGAGTCCTATTGGAAAGGCCAAACTTCACTTAAGGAATTACATCAATCAGGAGTTGCTCTACGTCAACAACATTGGCAACTTCAGTCACATCTAGATTACGTACCAGTGGGAGAGTTTAGCTTTTACGATCATGTTTTGGATATGAGTTTTACGTTGGGCAATCTGCCAGAACGAATACAGCATTTTCATGGTGAAAAATTAGATAACTACTTTAGAGCAGCAAGAGGGCGATCTGTAAATCTTGCTACAGAGCATGCTCAATGTTGTGGAGGAGTCGCTGCCGGAGAAATGACCAAATGGTTTGATACAAATTATCATTATATTGTTCCTGAGTTTACTCAAGCGACAGAGTTTAACCTGGATCCATCAAGACTGATCGATCAAATTAACGAAGCACGTCAAGAGGGAGTTAATGGGAAACCGGTAATCATTGGTCCAGTGACATATCTTGCCTTAGGAAAATCAAAAGACGGTATTGATACACTGCAATTGTTACCACAACTTTTAATAGCTTATCAAGAATTACTAAAGGTTCTCGCTTACAATAAGGTGGAATGGGTACAAATTGATGAGCCGATTCTGGTGACGGAATTATCTTCAGATTGGCAACAGGCATTGGTCACGGCATATCAGTCTTTTAGTAGTATTCCCGTTAAATTATTGCTTACAACTTATTTTGGTCAATTGGCTGAAAATATTTCCATTATCTCTAAGTTACCTGTGGCCGGTATTCATATCGATGCAATCAATGGATTTAACGATATTCAAATATTGCTTAAATATTTATCCTCACAACAAGTGTTATCTATCGGTATTATTGATGGAAGAAATATTTGGAAGACAGATTTTGATTCACTACTGAATTGGCTTGAGCCAATAGCTAAGGAATTAGGCGAAAGACTATGGATAGCTCCATCCTCCTCTTTACTTCATGTTCCTGTAGACTTGGATAATGAAAAGTCATTAGACAATGAAATCGTCACTTGGCTCTCCTTTGCTACACAAAAGCTCAAGGAGTTAAGCATCATCGCACAGGCACTTAATGCTGGACGTGAGAGTGTTAAAGAGGAGTTGCTAAATAATAAAGCGGCTATGGATTCTCGAGCTAACTCAACAAGAGTTAATAATATTCTGGTGAGAGAAAAGCTTAATACTTTAAATGCTAATGCTGGCCACCGTCAGTCTCCTTATGAAAAAAGACAAATTTTACAAAAAGCTCTGTTGCAATTACCAGAGTTTCCCACTACCACCATTGGTTCATTTCCACAAACCAATACCATTCGTCAAGTAAGGAAAATGTATAAGTTTGGCGATATGAGCAAAGCTGACTATACTCAAGCCATGTTTGATGAAATAACACATTGTGTTCGTGAACAAGAGAATTTAGGGCTTGATGTGCTAGTGCATGGTGAAGCAGAAAGAAATGATATGGTTGAATACTTTGGTGAGCAGTTAAATGGATATATATTTAGTCAATTTGGCTGGGTTCAATCCTATGGATCCCGCTGCGTCAAACCGCCTATTTTATACGGTGATATAGATAGACCCTATCCCATGACCGTTGATTGGATTAAATATGCTCAGTCCATTACAGCAAAACCGATGAAAGGTATGTTAACGGGTCCTGTTACTATGTTAAATTGGTCTTTTGTCAGAAATGATCAACCAAGATCTCTAACCTGTAAACAACTTGCGTTGGCTATAAGAGACGAGGTCTTAGATTTAGAAAAAGCGGGTATTAGTGTCATTCAAATTGATGAAGCGGCTCTTCGCGAGGGCCTACCTTTAAGAAAGTCACAATGGCAAGATTATCTTAATTGGGCAGTAGAGTGCTATCGTATAAGTGCCAATGACGTCAAGGATGAGACACAAATTCACACTCATATGTGTTATTCAGAATTTAATGACATTATTGAGGCAATCGCTGGTATGGATGCCGATGTCATTACTATCGAAACCTCAAGATCAGATATGGAATTATTAGATGTTTTTGAGCACTTTAATTATCCCAACGAAATTGGCCCTGGTGTGTACGATATTCATTCACCAAACATTCCCACCGTTGAACAAATTGTTAACTTAATGAATAAAGCGACAGAGCGTATTTCTCGTGAGCGTTTATGGGTCAATCCTGATTGTGGTCTAAAAACTCGTCAGTGGTCTGAAGTAACTCCAGCATTGATAAACATGGTGGCAGCAGCTAAACTCTTAAGGCAACAAAATTAA
- a CDS encoding LysR family transcriptional regulator, whose amino-acid sequence MSYLERSHLEILRAVEQFGSLTAAADQLHLTQSALSHTIRKLEDHLTIPIWYREGRKLKLTQAGEYLLAVANRLLPQLIHAENRLKEFAQGERGSLRIGMECHPCYQWLLKIVSPYLKAWPAVDVDVKQKFQFGGIGALFGYEIDILVTPDPLFKNGLTFVPVFDYEQVLVVNSNHPFKDLTYIKPKQLQEENLITYPVSVERLDIFNLFLTPCGITPKNHKLIETTDIMLQMVASGRGVASLPRWLVEEQREKFDVLPVKLGPRGIAKQIHIGFRDTDRDIDYLSDFVRVAQQFTNPHHT is encoded by the coding sequence ATGAGTTATCTTGAGCGCAGTCACTTAGAAATTTTACGTGCTGTTGAACAATTCGGATCATTAACGGCAGCAGCAGATCAGCTTCACTTAACCCAATCGGCATTAAGTCACACTATCAGAAAACTCGAAGATCATTTAACCATTCCAATATGGTATCGGGAGGGCAGAAAATTAAAACTAACCCAGGCAGGAGAGTATCTTCTAGCGGTAGCTAATCGCCTATTACCCCAATTGATTCATGCCGAAAACCGCCTGAAAGAGTTTGCCCAGGGTGAAAGGGGGAGCTTAAGAATTGGAATGGAATGTCATCCCTGCTATCAATGGTTATTAAAAATTGTCTCGCCCTATCTAAAAGCCTGGCCTGCTGTGGATGTGGATGTTAAACAAAAGTTTCAATTCGGAGGAATTGGAGCTTTGTTTGGTTATGAAATTGATATACTTGTTACACCAGATCCCCTTTTTAAAAACGGTTTAACTTTTGTACCCGTATTTGACTATGAACAAGTATTAGTAGTTAATTCAAACCATCCATTTAAAGACCTAACTTATATAAAACCTAAACAATTACAAGAAGAAAACCTGATCACCTATCCCGTATCCGTAGAAAGATTAGATATTTTTAATCTATTCTTAACCCCCTGTGGTATTACGCCTAAAAATCATAAACTGATCGAGACCACAGATATTATGTTGCAAATGGTGGCAAGTGGCAGAGGCGTCGCCTCATTGCCTCGCTGGTTAGTGGAAGAACAAAGAGAGAAATTTGATGTATTACCTGTGAAATTAGGACCAAGAGGCATTGCAAAACAAATTCATATTGGATTTCGCGATACGGATCGTGACATTGACTACCTATCAGACTTTGTTCGTGTTGCACAACAATTTACCAATCCACATCATACATAA
- a CDS encoding inorganic phosphate transporter: MWIVMGLVVALLVATFNGANDNFKGFATIWGADILSFKQSLFLSTLATVLGGLLSIYLAGNLLSVFSGKEIITVDRFVQVNLLLSVSLGALITLILATLMGFPISTTHALLGGLIGAGLGIPQAELHWHKISTLFILPLLFSPFVSALTVFLFNKSTSKNKSTAACVCLVNELEHIAMGDAAALTSSNIKSIKPRILYSNTGCANKQLVDYLHLTSAFLISFSRGVNDTPKLASLLLIIPFLTNRLSIMLVVLMMAIGGYLYSKKVATTMSKKITPINHVNGIKANLTTAFLVLIASHFGLPVSTTHVAVGSITGIALTENNSINKQMIYQILMSWILTLPVSMTIAYLAVHILNSWTV; this comes from the coding sequence ATGTGGATTGTCATGGGTTTAGTGGTTGCGTTGTTGGTGGCAACTTTTAATGGGGCTAATGATAACTTTAAAGGTTTTGCTACAATCTGGGGGGCGGATATTCTGTCCTTTAAGCAGTCACTTTTTTTGAGTACTCTAGCAACTGTTTTAGGTGGACTATTATCAATCTATTTGGCAGGTAATTTACTCTCTGTATTTAGTGGAAAAGAAATTATTACTGTTGATCGATTTGTTCAGGTTAACCTATTGCTCTCTGTGTCACTAGGTGCATTAATTACCTTAATTTTGGCAACACTCATGGGCTTTCCTATTTCCACTACTCATGCATTATTAGGAGGACTAATTGGCGCTGGGTTGGGGATTCCCCAAGCTGAATTACACTGGCATAAGATAAGCACCCTATTCATACTACCTCTATTATTTAGTCCATTTGTTTCGGCACTGACAGTCTTTTTATTTAATAAATCTACAAGTAAAAATAAGTCCACGGCAGCCTGTGTCTGTCTTGTCAATGAGTTAGAACATATTGCAATGGGTGACGCTGCCGCTCTTACTTCGTCTAATATTAAGTCAATCAAACCAAGGATTTTGTACTCCAATACAGGATGTGCAAATAAGCAGTTGGTTGATTACTTACATCTCACTTCTGCATTTTTGATTTCCTTTTCCCGTGGCGTTAATGACACCCCTAAACTGGCTAGCTTACTCCTTATTATTCCTTTTTTAACCAATAGATTATCGATAATGTTAGTGGTGTTAATGATGGCTATTGGCGGTTATCTCTATTCAAAAAAAGTGGCTACCACAATGAGTAAAAAAATAACCCCTATCAATCATGTTAATGGTATCAAAGCCAACCTGACCACAGCATTTCTGGTACTGATAGCAAGTCATTTTGGTTTGCCCGTATCAACCACACACGTGGCAGTAGGATCCATTACAGGAATTGCCTTAACAGAGAATAACAGTATAAATAAACAAATGATTTATCAAATTCTGATGTCATGGATTCTGACATTACCCGTATCCATGACAATCGCCTACTTAGCAGTACATATACTCAATAGTTGGACTGTTTAG
- a CDS encoding methyltransferase domain-containing protein — translation MHDIVKDYYGKELQSSLDLKTTACCDPSAVPDYLKPLLANIHPEVLSRYYGCGLVAPEKLKGCRVLDLGCGTGRDVYLLSQLVGPEGEVIGIDMTEEQLHLAESYMDYHAEKFGYRNVSFVRGLIERLDEIGLALNSFDVIISNCVINLTLDKQAVLSGIMKLLKNGGEFYFSDVYADRRVPHILQHDPVLYGECLGGALYWNDFRRVAQKAGFMDPRLVSDHSITVTDPVLKRKIGPIRFFSATYRLFNINELEDACENHGQAVIFKGSIDTSPDIFVLDKHHSIERNKIFPVCGNTYRMLRDSRFSEDFEFLGTFDNHFGIFEGCGSDLPFNDASVKENSCC, via the coding sequence ATGCATGACATCGTTAAAGACTATTATGGCAAAGAGCTCCAATCGTCCTTGGATCTCAAAACTACCGCCTGTTGTGACCCTTCAGCTGTTCCTGACTATTTGAAACCATTATTAGCCAATATTCATCCTGAGGTCTTAAGCCGTTACTATGGATGCGGACTTGTAGCTCCTGAAAAACTAAAGGGTTGCCGAGTTTTAGATTTGGGCTGTGGTACTGGACGTGATGTGTATTTATTATCACAATTAGTGGGTCCGGAAGGTGAAGTGATAGGGATTGATATGACAGAGGAGCAACTGCATCTGGCAGAATCTTATATGGATTACCATGCTGAAAAGTTTGGTTATCGTAATGTAAGCTTTGTTAGAGGATTAATAGAGAGACTGGATGAAATTGGTTTAGCCTTGAATAGTTTTGATGTGATTATTTCAAATTGTGTAATCAATTTAACGCTAGATAAGCAAGCGGTTTTATCTGGAATAATGAAGTTATTAAAAAACGGGGGGGAGTTTTATTTTTCTGATGTGTATGCAGACAGAAGAGTCCCGCATATCCTTCAACATGATCCTGTGTTGTATGGTGAATGTTTAGGAGGAGCACTGTATTGGAATGATTTTCGTCGTGTGGCCCAAAAGGCGGGCTTCATGGATCCACGCTTAGTGTCAGATCATAGTATAACGGTCACCGATCCTGTGCTGAAAAGAAAAATTGGCCCTATCCGTTTTTTCTCTGCCACCTATCGCTTATTTAACATTAATGAACTGGAGGATGCTTGCGAAAATCATGGCCAAGCGGTCATATTTAAAGGGTCTATTGACACCTCTCCTGACATTTTTGTTTTGGATAAGCATCATAGTATCGAGCGAAATAAAATTTTTCCTGTATGTGGAAATACCTACCGTATGTTAAGGGACTCTCGTTTTAGCGAGGATTTTGAATTTTTAGGCACTTTTGATAATCATTTTGGCATATTTGAAGGATGTGGAAGCGATTTACCCTTTAATGATGCATCAGTTAAAGAAAATAGTTGCTGTTAA
- a CDS encoding DUF3047 domain-containing protein: MSKYFYLLFFLVFFIPNALAASVVELPITPTPSNQWQIIRFDRTIPPTLFSIRHWDGKEALQAEAKSSMAVYSRNIDINIQRTPYLCWYWRVNHVVDAANMGTKEGDDYAARIYLTFSYKDHKKSWLEKIHSDLTDLFKKNNPDMALNYVWDNKKPINYREFSPFVSVDSMIVVESGNQKNGQWILEKRNLLTDLQQSFKTTNVMIQSIGLASDTDNTHSEAQAGFAGIVFVDDPNLCH; encoded by the coding sequence ATGAGTAAGTACTTTTATTTGTTATTTTTCTTAGTATTCTTCATCCCTAATGCTTTAGCTGCAAGCGTTGTAGAATTACCTATTACTCCGACTCCCTCCAATCAATGGCAAATTATTCGTTTTGATCGCACCATACCACCAACACTCTTTTCTATTCGACACTGGGATGGAAAAGAAGCTTTACAAGCAGAAGCCAAGTCAAGTATGGCAGTTTATTCCAGGAATATTGATATAAATATTCAACGGACACCATATTTATGTTGGTATTGGCGAGTCAATCATGTGGTAGACGCTGCCAATATGGGTACAAAAGAGGGCGATGATTATGCAGCGCGTATTTATCTAACCTTTAGCTATAAGGATCACAAAAAAAGTTGGTTAGAAAAGATTCACTCTGATTTAACTGATTTATTTAAGAAAAACAACCCAGATATGGCTTTAAATTATGTATGGGATAATAAAAAACCCATTAACTATAGGGAATTTAGTCCCTTTGTGAGTGTGGACAGTATGATTGTGGTGGAATCTGGTAACCAAAAAAATGGTCAATGGATACTAGAAAAAAGAAATTTGTTAACAGATTTACAACAGTCTTTTAAAACTACAAATGTGATGATTCAGTCCATTGGCCTTGCTTCAGACACGGACAATACTCATTCTGAAGCTCAAGCTGGTTTTGCCGGTATTGTATTTGTTGATGATCCCAATTTATGTCATTAA
- a CDS encoding TIGR04282 family arsenosugar biosynthesis glycosyltransferase, producing the protein MKNKLVIFAKAPISGITKTRLIPSLGEEKTTQLAARLLQHNIDIASQCWFIDTVELVVEPAFKEEDWILINVPDFFLIRNQTKGDLGERITNYFKDETCKNTKFILIGTDCVEIDVLILKQAFNQLDKCDLVMHPAFDGGYTLIGFKQFHSKIFSKIDWSTNVVAFQTITHALELGYAVEVLKMLHDIDEYHDLKYLPPTLRQLILNNE; encoded by the coding sequence GTGAAAAATAAATTAGTCATCTTTGCTAAAGCGCCTATTTCTGGAATAACCAAAACGCGGTTAATCCCCTCCTTGGGTGAAGAAAAAACCACTCAATTAGCTGCTAGATTATTACAACATAACATTGATATAGCTAGTCAATGTTGGTTTATTGATACCGTTGAGCTAGTGGTAGAGCCTGCTTTTAAAGAGGAGGATTGGATCTTAATAAACGTGCCTGACTTCTTTTTAATACGTAATCAAACGAAGGGGGATCTTGGTGAGAGAATTACCAACTATTTTAAAGATGAAACGTGTAAAAATACTAAATTCATCTTAATAGGTACGGATTGTGTTGAAATAGATGTATTGATACTAAAACAAGCATTTAATCAATTAGATAAATGTGATTTGGTGATGCATCCTGCCTTTGATGGGGGATATACTTTAATTGGGTTTAAGCAGTTTCATTCAAAAATTTTCTCTAAGATTGATTGGAGTACTAATGTGGTCGCTTTTCAGACCATTACTCATGCCCTAGAGTTGGGTTATGCTGTTGAAGTCCTGAAAATGCTTCATGATATAGATGAATATCATGATTTAAAGTATTTACCGCCTACACTACGTCAACTGATTTTAAATAATGAGTAA
- a CDS encoding TIGR04283 family arsenosugar biosynthesis glycosyltransferase, which translates to MTPSVLIIVPVYNEIQLVRDLVEHLIWIESLGIDCLVVDGGSSDGTPLLLEKMNYRVVYSQKGRACQMNTGALNAKQQLLLFLHADTRLTKDAIQDLLALNTNQDIWGRFDVCVNGEGVIFKIISYFINLRSRLTGIATGDQGIFVSTRLFHAIQGFPEQPLMEDIELSSLLMKVCRPICLRSQVFTSARRWLDNGIFKTILLMWTLRFLYWVKVDVKSIAGWYK; encoded by the coding sequence ATGACACCCTCCGTGTTAATTATTGTTCCTGTTTATAATGAAATTCAGTTGGTTCGTGATTTAGTTGAGCATTTGATTTGGATTGAATCCTTGGGTATTGATTGCTTGGTGGTAGACGGGGGAAGTTCAGATGGGACTCCGCTACTCTTGGAAAAGATGAATTACCGAGTTGTCTACTCTCAAAAGGGTAGAGCTTGTCAGATGAATACGGGGGCGTTAAACGCTAAGCAGCAACTGTTACTTTTTTTACATGCAGACACAAGGCTGACAAAGGATGCCATACAGGATTTATTGGCTCTTAATACTAACCAAGATATTTGGGGACGATTTGATGTCTGTGTGAATGGGGAAGGAGTTATATTCAAAATCATATCTTATTTTATAAACTTACGGTCTCGTTTAACGGGGATTGCCACTGGAGATCAGGGGATTTTTGTATCCACTCGACTCTTTCATGCCATTCAAGGTTTTCCCGAGCAACCCTTGATGGAAGATATTGAGTTATCTAGTCTATTAATGAAAGTTTGTCGGCCCATTTGCTTACGCTCTCAAGTTTTCACATCGGCCAGACGATGGCTGGATAATGGAATATTTAAAACCATTCTGCTTATGTGGACGCTACGATTTTTATACTGGGTTAAAGTGGATGTGAAATCAATCGCTGGATGGTATAAGTGA
- a CDS encoding DUF547 domain-containing protein, with the protein MTSIRILVALFVIFTNTCFAQQSHFNYSTWNSLLQESVVIVNAGHASRVNYSLLLSKKDRLEDYLKQAALVKESEFNAWDKNEQLAFLINLYNASTVNLILTKYPDLKSIKDLGSLFSSPWKKDIVHLFGKTISLDDVEHGLIRGSHRYNDPRVHFAVNCASIGCPMLRNEAYDAIHLDQQLEDQARRFLSDPSRNRYQLGMLEVSPIFKWYSDDFKSGWRGTYSLNQFFAIYAKELGIPRQQMNDLNNQKVEVKFLDYDWNLNSEN; encoded by the coding sequence ATGACTTCTATCCGTATTCTTGTAGCTCTATTCGTTATATTTACGAATACGTGCTTTGCACAGCAGAGTCACTTTAACTACTCAACGTGGAATAGTTTGTTACAGGAGAGTGTGGTCATTGTCAACGCTGGGCACGCATCAAGAGTGAATTATTCATTGCTATTGAGTAAAAAAGACAGATTAGAGGACTATTTAAAGCAAGCCGCCTTGGTTAAAGAGTCTGAGTTTAATGCATGGGATAAGAATGAGCAGTTAGCCTTTTTAATTAATCTATACAATGCGTCAACCGTCAACTTAATTTTGACCAAATATCCTGATTTGAAATCTATAAAAGATCTTGGATCTCTTTTTTCTTCCCCTTGGAAGAAGGATATCGTTCATTTATTTGGTAAAACCATATCTCTTGATGACGTGGAACATGGATTGATCAGAGGGTCGCATCGTTATAATGATCCACGTGTCCATTTTGCTGTGAACTGTGCTTCAATTGGTTGCCCAATGCTCAGAAATGAGGCCTATGATGCCATTCACCTTGATCAACAATTAGAAGATCAAGCCAGACGTTTTTTATCAGACCCATCGAGAAATCGATATCAATTAGGTATGTTAGAGGTATCTCCTATCTTTAAATGGTATAGCGATGATTTTAAATCAGGTTGGCGTGGCACCTACTCCTTAAATCAGTTTTTTGCTATATATGCGAAGGAGTTAGGTATTCCTCGACAACAAATGAATGATCTGAATAATCAAAAAGTCGAAGTGAAATTTTTAGATTATGACTGGAATTTAAATTCCGAGAACTGA